The following DNA comes from Cellulomonas soli.
CTCCTCCCTGCTCGACGACCTGGTCGAGGCGGTCTCCGCCCGCGACGGCGCCTCGGCGTTCAAGGTCGTCGACCGCGTCATCTCCACCGGTCACGAGCCGCGCCGCTTCGTCGAGGACCTGCTCGAGCGGCTGCGCGACCTCATCGTCATCGCGGCGTCCGGCGACTCCGCTGCCGCCGCGCTGCGCGACGTGCCCGCCGACCAGCTCGAACGTATGCGCGCCCAGGCCCTGCACCTCGGCGCGGCCGAGCTGTCCCGCTCCGCCGACCTGGCCAACGCCGCGCTCACGGAGATGACGGGTGCCACCTCGCCCCGGCTGCACCTCGAGCTCCTCATGGCCCGGCTCCTGCTACCCGCGGCGGACGACACCCGGGAGGGCCTGGCCGCCCGGCTCGACCGGCTGGAGCGCGGCCTGCCCGCGCCGACCGCTTGGACGGAGCCCGCTGCGGCGGCCGCCCCTGCTGCACCCGTGACCGAAGCACCCGTGACCGCTGGTCCCCTCGCCGCGGTACCCGCGGAGGTCGCGCCGACCGTCGCCGAGCAGGGGTCCGTCGAGCCGACCCCCGTCGACCTGCCGACGGACGAGCCGGTCGAGGAGGAGACGCCGTCGCACGAGGCGCCGGTCGAGGCGTCTGCGGAATCCCGGCCCGTCGCGCCAGCAGCCCCGATCCCTCCTGCCGTCCCCGCCGCGGCTCCCGCCACTCCCGCCCCTGTCGCCACTCCCGCCCCCGCCGCCACTCCGGCCTCTGCCGCGCCGGCGACGTCGGGCGTGTCCGCCGGTGCGGTCGCTGCCGACACCGAGATGCTGCGTCGTCGCTGGCCCGAGGTGCTCGGCACCCTCAAGGGGCTGCGGGTCGCCGCGTGGGCGCTCGTCAGCCAGCACGCGCAGGTGCTCGAGCTCGACCAGACCACCCTGCGGCTCGGGTTCGCCCAGCCCGGCCTGGTCACGGCCTTCAAGGGCTCGGCGCACACCGACGCGGTCGCCCGTGCCCTGCGCGAGACGCTCGGCGTGGACGTGCGGGTCGAGGGCGTGCTCGTCGAACAGGGCCGCGGCCCGGCCGCACCGGGTGGGTCGCCCGAGCCCCCCGCCGGGAGCGGGAGCCCGGCGTCCGCTGCCCCCGCCTCGCCGCACCGGCAGATGACCTCGGCCGAGGCCGCGGCCTCCTGGGACACGCCCGCCCCCGCCCGCGCGACCGTACCGGCGGTGCCCCCGGCGGCGTCCGGCCCGGGTGAGGCGGCCCACGCGCGGCGCCCGCAGGACGGTCCGCCGGACGACGACGAGCCGCCGCTGGCGGAGCCGCCGGACGACGACTGGCACGAGTCCGGTCCGCCCTCGCCGCCCGTGTCCTCCCCGACCCGGGCGACCGCCGACGCACCGCCGTCTCCTGCTCCGATCTCGCCTGCGCCTGCCAACGTGCCCGCCACCGCACGCGAGCGTGCGATGGCGGCCGTCCGGCGTGAGCAGGCGGAGCGCCCGCGCGTTCCTATCGAGGAGGACGACCCGTCGCCCGACGACCCGGACATCACGGCGTCCGGCCTGGTCGGTGCACCGCTCGTCGCGCAGATGCTCGGGGGCACGGTCATCGACGAGCAGCTCGACGACCCGGCCTGACCTTCGTCCCGCAGCCTGCCCGTCCGCACCGGCCTACGGTCGACCCGGCCCGGCTCTGCGGGTCCGATCGGCCCTGCCCGGGTCGACGTCCCGGTCGGCGAGGAGGCACCCGTGCGTGCGGTCAGGTACCACGGCAGGGGAGACGTCCGGCTCGAGGAGATCCCCGAGCCGTCGCTGCGGCCGGGCGCGGTGCGTATCGCACCGGCGTGGACGGGCATCTGCGGCACGGACCTGCACCTGTTCCAGGACGGCCCGCTCCCGCCCTCGCCCACCGCCGAGCGGCCGCACCCGCTGTCGGGCGAGACGCTGCCGGTCGTGCTCGGGCACGAGTTCTCCGGCGTCGTGCTCGAGCTCGGTGAGGGCGTCGAGGGGTTGAGCGTCGGTGAGGGTGTCGTCGTCGAGCCGCTGCTGGTGTGCGGGGCGTGCCCCTCGTGCCGGGACGGCCGCTACAACGGGTGCGACTCGATGGGCTTCGTCGGCATCTCGGGCGGTGGCGGCGGGCTCGCCGAGCAGGTCGTGGTCGATCGCCGGTGGGTGCACCCGGTGGGCGACCTGCCGCTCGACGAGGCGGCGCTGATCGAGCCGCTGGCGGTCGCCGTGCACGCGGTGCGACGTGCGGGCGTGCGGGCGGGGGACGTGGTGCTGGTCGGCGGGGCGGGGCCGATCGGTCTGCTCGTCGCGGCGGTGGCGCGCGGTCTGGGCGCCACGACGGTCGTGTCGGAGGTGAGTGCGGCGCGCAAGGAGACGGCGTTGCGCACGGGCGCGGCCGACGTCGTGCTCGACCCCACGCAGGACGACGTGCCCGCCCGGGTCGCGACGATGACCGACGGTCGCGGGGCCGACGTGGCCTTCGTGTGCGCGGGCGTGCAGCCGGTGCTGGACGCGATGGTCGAGGCGGTCCGCGCCCGCGGGGTCGTGCAGGTCGTCGCGGAGTTCGGCGCGCGCCCTGCCGTGGACCTCTCGCGTGTGGTGCTGCGCGAGCTCGACGTGCGCGGGGCGATCGGCTACGCGGGGGACCACCCGACGGCGATCGCCCTGGTCCGCGACGGCAAGGTCGACCTGCGACCGTTCATCTCGGCGCGCATCGAGGCGGCGGACGTCGTCGAGCAGGGCTACCGGGTGCTCGTCGAGCAGCGCGACACGGTCGTCAAGGTGCTCGTCCGGCTCTGACGGCGCAGGTCGTCGTCAGGCCCCGCCCGTCCCGAGGACCGCGACGAGGGTGTCCCACCGGGCGATCTGGCACCCGTCGGTCCGCGAGAAGGTCGCGTCCACCGGCTCGCCGTCGAGGGTGCCCGTGACGTGTGCGGTCTGCGGCCCGCCCCAGATCTCGGTGCACATGGTCGAGGCAGGTACGGGGGCGAGCGCGGCGACGCCCTCGGGGGTGCCCAGCGCGAGGCAGGCGCCGAGCGGGTCGGGGTGGCTCCCGCCGACCGGGTCGCAGGTCAGCGTCCAGGTCTCCACGGCCCCGGAACCGGTGGCGTCGACCTCGACGGTGAGCTCACCGGGGACGACCGACCCGTCGGGCGCGGGCACGATCGTGGCCGTCGTCGACGGGCTCGCGGGTGCCCCGGCGGGTGCGGTGCCGGGTGCGGTGACGGTGGGGGAGCCGGAGGTCCCGGAGGCGCACCCGGCGAGGAGCAGGGTGGCGGACGCGAGCGTCGCCACGACCAGCGGTCCGGCCCAGGTCCGTCGCACGATCGCCCCCCTTCGTCGTCCCCGCCATGCTGCCACCGTTGCCGTCCTCGTGGGGCTCCCGTCGCCGACGGGAGGCGTCCGGGAGTGCGGGGCGCCGGGCCGACCGGCGGCCTGCGTGCCCGCGCCTGCCGCTGCCGATGCGCACCGACCCCGTAGGCTGCCGGTGTGTACGAGGGCGCGGTCCAGGACCTGATCGACGAGCTCGGGCGGTTGCCCGGGGTCGGTCCCAAGAGTGCCCAGCGGATCGCGTTCCACGTGCTCGCGGCCGATCCGGCGGATGTGCGGCGGCTGGTCGACGCGCTCACCGAGGTCAAGGCCCGGGTGCGGTTCTGCGCCGTGTGCGGCAACGTCGCGCAGGAGGAGCAGTGCCGGATCTGCCGTGACCCGCGGCGTCAGCTGTCGGTGATCTGCGTGGTCGAGGAGCCGAAGGACGTGGTCGCGATCGAGCGCACGCGCGAGTTCCGTGGCCGCTATCACGTGCTCGGCGGGGCCATCAATCCGATCGCCGGCATCGGTCCGGACGACCTGCGGATCAAGGACCTCATGACGCGGCTCGCGGACGGCACTGTCACGGAGGTCATCCTCGCGACCGACCCGAACGTCGAGGGCGAGGCCACGGCGACGTACCTGGCGCGGCTGCTGGTGCCGATGGGTCTGACGGTCAGCCGCCTGGCCTCGGGGCTGCCGGTCGGCGGGGACCTGGAGTACGCCGACGAGGTCACGCTGGGGCGGGCGTTCGAGGGTCGTCGCCGCATCAACGCGTAGTCGCTGACGCTCGAGCAGGGCGCGACGAAGAGGGGAGCACGATGAGCACGACCGACGAGGTGCAGCCGGACGCCGACCTGCGCGACATCGCGCGCGCGGTGGCCGACGAGGCCCGCAGCTACCTGACGACGGTGACCGAGGTCGCCGCGGGTACGAACCCGGACGCGTCGCTGCCGTTGCTGCTGCTGGCTGTCTCCGACGTGCTGGCGGCGGGTGCGCGGCTGGGCGCGACGCAGGACGTCGTGCCGCCGTTGCGCTTCGAGCCCGATCTCGGCCCGGACCCGGACGTCGACCCGTTGCGGGCGGGTCTGGCGAACGTGTTCGAGGGGATCGACGAGTACGACGAGGTCGTCGACCCGGTGCTCGGCTCGGACGTGACGCAGGCGACGGTCTCGGGCGACCTGGTCTCGATCGCGGGCGCGTTGGCGCAGGGGTTGCGTCACCACGAGACGGGTCAGGTGCTCGAGGCCTTGTGGTGGTGGCAGTTCTCGTACCTGTCCGACTGGGGTGGTCGGGCGTCGAGCTGTCTGCGCACGCTGCAGTCGATGCTGGGCCACCTGCGGCTGGACGTCGACGACGACGTGGCCACCGAGGCGGAGTACGACGCGCTGCAGCAGTGAGGTCGTGACGAGGGCTCCGGTGCTCCGACCCTGGTGGTCGAGCGCCGGAGCCCTTCGTCTGCCTGCGGTGGGGTCAGCCGACCGTGGTGTCGATGACGACGTCGATGTTGCCGCGCGTCGCGTTGGAGTACGGGCAGACCTGGTGGGCGCGCTCGACGAGCTGCTCGGCGACGGCCTGGTCCATCCCGCCGATCTCGACGTGCAGCGCGGCCTGGAGCTTGTAGCCGCCGTTGCCGTCGGGCAGCAGGGAGATGTCGGCGATGACGCTGCTGTCGGCGAGGGTGGTCTTCTCGGCGCGGGCGACGGTGCGCAGGGCGGAGTGGAAGCACGCGGCCCAGCCGGCGGCGAACAGCTGCTCGGGGTTGGTGCCGCCGCCGGGGCCGCCGAGCGCGGCGGGGATCGCGAGCGCGAGGTCGAGCTGGCCGTCGTCGGAGACGGCGCGTCCGGCGCGGCCCTCTCCGGTGGCGGTGGCCGTGGCGGTGTAGAGCGTGCTCATGGTGCTCCTCGAAGAGAGACGAACTAGTCTGTCTACCGTACGTCGCTCGACGGCCCCGTGTCACACTCGGCCGAAGGGACGTGCGTCACCCCCGGGCGACGCCGGCGGGCCCCGCACCTGGCCGTCCACCGGCAGACCCGCGCAGCCACGAAGGAGCACAGATGACGACCCTGTCCGCCCCCGCCGGGACGGTCGTCGGCCGCCCCGCCCGCGACGGCGGGCAGTCGCCGGTCGCCTCACGCATCCTCGAAGCCGCCGCCGTGCGGTTCTACACCGAGGGCATCCGCGCGGTCAGCGCCGACGCCGTCATCGCCGACGCGGGCGTCACCAAGGCCACGTTCTACCGGCACTTCCCGACCAAGGACGACCTCGTCGTCGCCTACCTCACGGTCGTCGCCGAACGGGAGGACGCCCGGCTCGACGCTTGGTGCACCGAGCACGCCGACGACCCGGCCGAGGTCCTGCGCACCTACGCGCGCGCCGTGGGCACCCAGTCCTGCGCGCCCGGGTTCCACGGCTGCCCGTTCATCAACGCCGCCGCCGAGTACCCCGACCCGCAGCACCCGGTCCGGCTCGTGGTCGCCGAGCACCGCCGCCGCCTGCTCGGCACCGCGGCCGACGTGCTCGGGCGGCTCGGCGTGCACGACCCCGACGCCGTCGCGCTCCAGCTCGGCATGCTGCGCGACGGCGCGATGGTCGCCGGCGACGTCGGCGCGCCCGAGGCGGTCACGGCGGCGCTGCTGCGCGCCGGGGCGGCAGTCGTCCGCGCCGGCCGCTCGGGCACGGACGACTGACGCGCCACGCGACCGAGACGCCAGCCGACTGAGGCCTCGGGCGAGCAGGGCGTCAGGCGACGCGGGTGCCCCGCGGCAGGACGCGCTGGGGGACCGTCAGCCGTCGCACGGCCACCGCGAACCCGCCCGCACCGAGCAGCAGGTTGAACGCCAGGCCCCACGGCCAGACCGGGGTCGACGTCGGCTCGGCCCGCTGCACGACGACGTCGTCGGCGGTCGAGTCGTTGCCGTACGTCCAGCACTCGTCGAGCTCCGGGTCCGGCCCGGCGCGCAGCGTGCGCACGCCGTCGCGGATCCCGGCGAGCGGGTCGGTGCGGTTCTCGAGGTCACCGGTGCCCGCGCCGTCGGCGACGATCACGAACGGGTTGATCCCCAGCAGCCACCAGGTGCGCTCGGTGTGCATGACGTCGCGGCTCTCCGTACTCCACTCGCACTCCGGGATGTCGTTCGAGGAGTAGTCCCAGGTGGCCGGTGTGCCGTAGACGCGGACCTGCTCGGTCGTGGTGATCGACGGGAACGTCACCGCGTAGAAGATCAGCGAGAAGATCGTCAGCGTCGCGACGGCGACGAACGTGAGGACCGTCGAGCCCGCGGTGCGCGCGGTCAGCGCGGAGAACCCGATGCCGATGCCGCAGACGGCCACGAGCAGCAGCGCGACGAGCACGACCACGCGCACGATCGCCCACACGGGCGTGCCGCCGAAGGCGAGCGCCAGAGCGAGGAACGGCACGCTGATCGCCAGGAACGCCAGCGACGCCACCCAGGCGGCCAGCAGCTTGCCCATGGCGATCTCGGCGGGGGTGAGCAGCGTGACCTGCAGGGTCGCGAGCGTGCCGGCGTTGCGGTCGCCGTTGACGGCCGTGGACGTCAGCGTCGGGGTGACGAGCAGACCGAGCCCGAGCACCAGGAACGTGACGACGCCGAACAGCAGCGGCCCGTACTCGGCCCGGCTGCCCGACGAGCCCCAGGTCGACGAGATCGCGCCCGTCGACAGGAGCGTGATGGCACCGACGACGAGGAACCACGCGACGAGCGCGACGGCCCACCGGGTCGAGCGGACGCGCTGGCGAAGGTCGAGCACCGCGACGGTCCGCACGCCGTGCCACGTCATGCTCCACGGGCTGCGGCGGGTCGGCGGCACGAGCACCGGGCCGGACTCCTCGGGGGGCTGGTGCTCGTCGAGGGTCACCGTGCTCATCGCGTTCACCGTCGCTCCTCGTCGAGTGCCAGGTATGCCTGCTCGAGCACACCGCCGGCCGGGGCCACCGAGACCAGCGGGACGCCGGCGGCGACCGCGTCTCGGATCAGGGTCGCCGCGCCGTCGTCGCCGGCGATCTGGACGAGCACCGCACCGGGTCCGTCGGTCGGTGGTGCGAGGTGGTTGTCCGGGCCGCCGTCGTCGGGGCTCCATGCGGCTCCCACCGACGTGAGCCACCGGGTGAGCGCGGCCAGGGACAGCGCCCGCACGCGCCAGGCTCGGGGGGCGTCCACGGTCGCGTCGATGCCCGCGTCGGTGACGGTGCGGCCGCGGGAGACGAACACGGCGTCGTCGGCCATCTCCTCGAGCTCGGTCAGCACGTGGCTCGAGACGAGGATGGTGCGGCCCTGGTCGGCCAGGTCGCGCAGCAGCAGGCGCAGGTCGACGCGCGAGCGCGGGTCCAGGCCGCTGGCGGGCTCGTCGAGCAGCAGGACCTGCGGGTCGTGCACGAGGGCGCGGGCCAGGCCGAGACGCTGCTTCTGCCCGCGGGACAGCACGCTCGCGTGCCGGTCGGCGAACTCGCTCAGGTGCACGGTCGCGAGCAGCTCGTCGACCCGGCGGCGGGCGACCGACGGAGAGATCCACGAGGCTGCGGCGAACGTGAGGAGCACCTCGCGGGCGGTGAGGGAGTCCCAGGTGCCGAACGCGTCGGGCATCCAGCCGGTGCGGGCCCGCGCCTGCGGGCCGTCGGCCACGGGGTCGTGCCCGGCGACGCGCACCTCCCCGGCGTCCGGCACCAGCAGACCGGCCAGCACGAGCAGGAGCGTCGTCTTGCCGGAGCCGTTGGGCCCGACGAGCGCGGTGACCGCACCCGGACGCGCGACGAGGTCGATCCCGTCGAGGGCCTTCACCGGCCCGAACGCGCGGTGCAGCCGCCGCACGACGATCCCGTGGCTCGCCGCGTCGGGCCGCTGCGCGCCGACGGTCGCGAGCGCCGCGACGGGAGCGGCGGGCGCCTCCTCGCCGGGTGGCGTGGCGGGGGCAGCGGGTTCCGTGGGCGGGGTGTCGTCGACCGGGCTCGGCATGGGCCCAACCTAGGGGCGAGCGGTGCGCCGCCGAGGGTGAACCGCGCCGCCGTCCGTGCAGAACCTGTGAGGGTCCGGCGGCCTCGGACGTCCCGTCCGTCATGCGGAACTCGAGGCGTCCGCACTCTGGTCCCGTCCTAGACTCGCCAGGACCCGCTCCTTCGCCTCCGGAGACTCATCGTGGCCCTGATCGTGCAGAAGTACGGCGGCTCGTCCGTCGCTGACGCCGCCAGCATCAAGCGCGTCGCGAAGCGGGTCGCCGAGGCCAAGCGCGCGGGCAACGACGTGGTCGTCGTGGTCTCCGCGATGGGTGACACGACCGACGAGCTCATCGACCTCGCGCAGCAGGTCACCCCGCTACCGCCGCAGCGCGAGATGGACATCCTGCTCACGGCCGGCGAGCGCATCTCGATGGCGCTGCTGGCCATGGCCATCCACAACCTGGGCGTCGACGCGAAGTCGTTCACGGGTCAGCAGGCCGGTGTCATCACCGACGAGTCGTACGGCAAGGCGCGCATCATCGACGTCTCGCCGAGCCGGATCGCGACGACGATCGCCGAGGGGTCCGTCGCGATCGTCGCCGGGTTCCAGGGGGTCAACCCCTCCACCAACGACGTCACGACCCTGGGGCGCGGCGGCTCGGACACCACGGCCGTCGCGCTCGCCGCGGCGCTCAAGGCCGACGTCTGCGAGATCTACACCGACGTCGACGGCGTGTTCACCGCCGACCCGCGCATCGTGCCGGCGGCCCGCAAGATCGACCGCATCAGCTACGACGAGATGCTCGAGATGGCCGCGTCCGGCGCCAAGGTGCTCGTGCTGCGCTGCGTCGAGTACGCCCGCCGGTACGGCGTGCCGGTGCACGTGCGCTCGTCGTTCACGTCCCACCCGGGCACGCTGGTCACCGACGCGCCCGCGCCCGCCACCGAGACCGCAACAGATCCCGCCACAGATCCCGCCATCGATCCCGCCACTGCCGAGGGAGCCACCATGGAGCAGCCGATCATCGCCGGCGTCGCGCACGACCGCAGCGAGGCCAAGATCACCGTGGTCGGCGTGCCCGACGTGCCGGGCAAGGCCGCCCGGATCTTCGAGGTCGTCGCGTCCGCGGGCGTCAACATCGACATGATCGTGCAGAACGTGTCGGTCGCCGCCACGGGTCTGACGGACATCTCCTTCACGCTGCCGGCCACGGACGGTGCGGCCGCGACGTCCAAGCTCACCGAGCACCAGCCGGAGATCGGCTTCGCGTCGCTGCAGTACGACGACACGATCGGCAAGCTCTCGCTCATCGGCGCGGGCATGAAGTCGCACCCGGGCGTCTCGGCCCGGCTGTTCGCCGCGCTGTCCGAAGCCGGCATCAACATCGAGATGATCTCGACCTCGGAGATCCGCATCTCCGTGGTCACGCGGGCGGACTCCCTCGACGAGGCGGTGCGCGCGGTGCACACGGCGTTCGAGCTGGACTCCGAGTCGGACGAGGCCGTCGTGTACGGCGGGACCGGAAGGTGAAGGACATGGCGCTCAACGAGGCCGCTGCAGGGCTCAACGTCGCGGTGGTCGGCGCGACCGGACAGGTCGGCGCCGTCATGCGCAGGCTGCTCGACGAGCGCGACTTCCCGGTCGCGACGATCCGCTACTTCGCCTCGGCGCGCTCGGCCGGTCGCACGCTGCCCTGGCGCGGCACGGAGGTCGTCGTCGAGGACGTCGAGACCGCCGACCTGTCCGGCATCGACGTCGCGCTGTTCTCGGCCGGTGGCGGCACGAGCAAGGTGCACGCACCGCGGTTCGCCGCCGCCGGTGCGCTGGTGGTGGACAACTCCTCGGCCTGGCGCCTGGACCCCGACGTGCCGCTGATCGTGTCCGAGGTGAACCCGGGCGCGCTCGCCGACGCCCGCAAGGGCATCGTCGCGAACCCCAACTGCACGACCATGGCCGCCATGCCCGTGCTCAAGGTGCTGCACGACGAGGCCGGCCTGCGCCGGCTGACCGTGACCACGTTCCAGGCGGTCTCCGGCTCGGGTCTGGCCGGGGCCACCGAGCTCGACTCGCAGGTGCGTGCCGCCGTCGAGCAGGACACGCTCGCGCTCGTGCACGACGGCGCCGCGGTGACCTTCCCGGAGCCGGTCAAGTACGTCGCCCCGATCGCCTTCGACGTGATCCCGCTGGCCGGCTCGATCGTCGAGGACGGCTCGCACGAGACGGACGAGGAGCAGAAGCTGCGCAACGAGTCGCGGAAGATCCTCGACATCCCGCAGCTTCTGGTCGCGGGCACCTGCGTGCGCGTGCCGGTCTTCACCGGTCACTCGCTGTCGATCAACGTCGAGTTCGACCGGCCGCTGTCGGTCGAGCGGGCCACCGAGCTGCTGGCCGACGCCCCCGGCGTGCAGCTGGAGGACGTGCCCACCCCGCTCAAGGCCGCGGGCATCGACCCCTCGCTCGTCGGTCGCATCCGGCAGGACCAGTCGATCGCGGACGGTCGTGGGCTGGCGCTGTTCGTCAGCAACGACAACCTGCGCAAGGGTGCCGCGCTCAACGCGGTGCAGATCGCCGAGCTCGTGGTGGCCGACCGCCTGCGCGGGGGCGTGCCCGCCTGACGGCGGGTTCGCCCGGCGGTCAGCCTCGGGGGTCGATCGGGTAGTTCTGGTCGAAGACGTTCTCGGGGTCGACCGCACGCTTGAGCGCGCGCAGCCGGGCCAGGGTCCGTGGCGGGTACGCCTCGAGCAGCCGCTGCGGTCGCGGGTCGGTCTCGAAGGCCAGGTAGAGCCCGTCCATGTGCGGGTGGGCGAGCCGGTCCCACTCGGTGTCCAGCCCTGCGCGGTCGGGCAGCCCGCCGAACGCGGCGACCGAGAACAGCTGGTGGCGGTGCGCGTAGGCCGTGGCGTCGGGTGCGACGTCGTTGACGGCGCCGCCGACCGCGCGGACCTGCAGCATCGTGGCGACGCCGCTGCCGAGCAGCGTGCCGAGGTCGGCGGCGGCGATCGCGCTCATCCGGGGGAGCAGCCCGGACCGGCTGGCGGGCGGCGCGGCGCCGTCCTGGTGCTCCTCGACGGGTCCGACGACGCCGGCGAACGGGGTGACCTGCGCGCGGTGGTCGAGCAGGGGGCCCGCGCCGAGCAGCGGTTCGAACGCCGCGACGGCGGCCTGCGTGTCGTCCCCGGCCCACACGGTGGTGGTCTGCGCCACGGGTCCGCGGCCGCGGTGCCCGGTCGACAGGTGCAGCAGGCTGCTGACCTCGCGCGGTGACTCCTCGACGAACCGGCCCCACCGTGCGATCAGGCCGGTGGTCTCGGTCGCGTCGAAGACCATGGTGGCCAGGACCACGTCGGGCAGCTCGACGGCCTGCATCTCGACCCAGGTGACGATGCCGAGGTTGCCGCCTGCGCCGCGCAGGCCCCAGAACAGCTCGGGCTCGTGCGTCGCGTCGACCTGGTGGACGCTCCCGTCGGCGAGCACGACCTCGGCGGCGACGACCTGGTCGATCGTGAGCCCGTGCGCGCGGGCCAGCAGGCCGATGCCTCCTGCCGTCGCGAGCCCGCCGACGCCCACGCCGCCGTGGTCGACGGCGGCGACCGACCAGCCGCGGGGTGCGAGGGCGGCGGACACCTGGCCCCAGGTGGCGCCCGCGCCGATTCGGACGCGACGCGTGGTCTCGTCGACGACGTCGACGCGTGCGAGCCCGCGGACGTCGAGGACGACGCCGCCGTCGTTGGTCGACCGGCCGGAGATGCCGTGGCCGGCCGAGCGCACGGCCAGGGGCCCGCGCTGGCTGCGGGCGTAGCCGAGCGCGGCCACGACGCCGTCGACGTCGCGGGGGAGCAGCACGATCCCCGGCGTGCCGCGCCGCATGTACGTGGAGCGCAGCCCGCCGTAGCGGCGGTCGCCGGGTTCGACGACGTCGAGTCCGGGCGGGACCGCGTCGTAG
Coding sequences within:
- a CDS encoding organic hydroperoxide resistance protein, giving the protein MSTLYTATATATGEGRAGRAVSDDGQLDLALAIPAALGGPGGGTNPEQLFAAGWAACFHSALRTVARAEKTTLADSSVIADISLLPDGNGGYKLQAALHVEIGGMDQAVAEQLVERAHQVCPYSNATRGNIDVVIDTTVG
- a CDS encoding DNA polymerase III subunit gamma and tau, translating into MTTALYRRYRPDSFAEVIGQDHVTAPLRQALRSGQVNHAYLFSGPRGCGKTTSARILARCLNCEQGPTDTPCGTCPSCVELARGGPGSLDVVEIDAASHGGVDDARDLRERATFAPARDRYKIFILDEAHMVSNQGFNALLKIVEEPPPHIKFIFATTEPDKVIGTIRSRTHHYPFRLVTPDVLVPYLEQLCTTEGVQVGSGVLPLVVRAGGGSVRDTLSVLDQLIAGAGAEGLGYEGAVDLLGYTHSSLLDDLVEAVSARDGASAFKVVDRVISTGHEPRRFVEDLLERLRDLIVIAASGDSAAAALRDVPADQLERMRAQALHLGAAELSRSADLANAALTEMTGATSPRLHLELLMARLLLPAADDTREGLAARLDRLERGLPAPTAWTEPAAAAAPAAPVTEAPVTAGPLAAVPAEVAPTVAEQGSVEPTPVDLPTDEPVEEETPSHEAPVEASAESRPVAPAAPIPPAVPAAAPATPAPVATPAPAATPASAAPATSGVSAGAVAADTEMLRRRWPEVLGTLKGLRVAAWALVSQHAQVLELDQTTLRLGFAQPGLVTAFKGSAHTDAVARALRETLGVDVRVEGVLVEQGRGPAAPGGSPEPPAGSGSPASAAPASPHRQMTSAEAAASWDTPAPARATVPAVPPAASGPGEAAHARRPQDGPPDDDEPPLAEPPDDDWHESGPPSPPVSSPTRATADAPPSPAPISPAPANVPATARERAMAAVRREQAERPRVPIEEDDPSPDDPDITASGLVGAPLVAQMLGGTVIDEQLDDPA
- a CDS encoding TetR/AcrR family transcriptional regulator, with the translated sequence MTTLSAPAGTVVGRPARDGGQSPVASRILEAAAVRFYTEGIRAVSADAVIADAGVTKATFYRHFPTKDDLVVAYLTVVAEREDARLDAWCTEHADDPAEVLRTYARAVGTQSCAPGFHGCPFINAAAEYPDPQHPVRLVVAEHRRRLLGTAADVLGRLGVHDPDAVALQLGMLRDGAMVAGDVGAPEAVTAALLRAGAAVVRAGRSGTDD
- a CDS encoding 2,3-butanediol dehydrogenase, whose protein sequence is MRAVRYHGRGDVRLEEIPEPSLRPGAVRIAPAWTGICGTDLHLFQDGPLPPSPTAERPHPLSGETLPVVLGHEFSGVVLELGEGVEGLSVGEGVVVEPLLVCGACPSCRDGRYNGCDSMGFVGISGGGGGLAEQVVVDRRWVHPVGDLPLDEAALIEPLAVAVHAVRRAGVRAGDVVLVGGAGPIGLLVAAVARGLGATTVVSEVSAARKETALRTGAADVVLDPTQDDVPARVATMTDGRGADVAFVCAGVQPVLDAMVEAVRARGVVQVVAEFGARPAVDLSRVVLRELDVRGAIGYAGDHPTAIALVRDGKVDLRPFISARIEAADVVEQGYRVLVEQRDTVVKVLVRL
- a CDS encoding SSI family serine proteinase inhibitor, whose protein sequence is MRRTWAGPLVVATLASATLLLAGCASGTSGSPTVTAPGTAPAGAPASPSTTATIVPAPDGSVVPGELTVEVDATGSGAVETWTLTCDPVGGSHPDPLGACLALGTPEGVAALAPVPASTMCTEIWGGPQTAHVTGTLDGEPVDATFSRTDGCQIARWDTLVAVLGTGGA
- a CDS encoding ABC transporter permease yields the protein MSTVTLDEHQPPEESGPVLVPPTRRSPWSMTWHGVRTVAVLDLRQRVRSTRWAVALVAWFLVVGAITLLSTGAISSTWGSSGSRAEYGPLLFGVVTFLVLGLGLLVTPTLTSTAVNGDRNAGTLATLQVTLLTPAEIAMGKLLAAWVASLAFLAISVPFLALALAFGGTPVWAIVRVVVLVALLLVAVCGIGIGFSALTARTAGSTVLTFVAVATLTIFSLIFYAVTFPSITTTEQVRVYGTPATWDYSSNDIPECEWSTESRDVMHTERTWWLLGINPFVIVADGAGTGDLENRTDPLAGIRDGVRTLRAGPDPELDECWTYGNDSTADDVVVQRAEPTSTPVWPWGLAFNLLLGAGGFAVAVRRLTVPQRVLPRGTRVA
- a CDS encoding ABC transporter ATP-binding protein, whose amino-acid sequence is MPSPVDDTPPTEPAAPATPPGEEAPAAPVAALATVGAQRPDAASHGIVVRRLHRAFGPVKALDGIDLVARPGAVTALVGPNGSGKTTLLLVLAGLLVPDAGEVRVAGHDPVADGPQARARTGWMPDAFGTWDSLTAREVLLTFAAASWISPSVARRRVDELLATVHLSEFADRHASVLSRGQKQRLGLARALVHDPQVLLLDEPASGLDPRSRVDLRLLLRDLADQGRTILVSSHVLTELEEMADDAVFVSRGRTVTDAGIDATVDAPRAWRVRALSLAALTRWLTSVGAAWSPDDGGPDNHLAPPTDGPGAVLVQIAGDDGAATLIRDAVAAGVPLVSVAPAGGVLEQAYLALDEERR
- a CDS encoding DUF5063 domain-containing protein, with the translated sequence MSTTDEVQPDADLRDIARAVADEARSYLTTVTEVAAGTNPDASLPLLLLAVSDVLAAGARLGATQDVVPPLRFEPDLGPDPDVDPLRAGLANVFEGIDEYDEVVDPVLGSDVTQATVSGDLVSIAGALAQGLRHHETGQVLEALWWWQFSYLSDWGGRASSCLRTLQSMLGHLRLDVDDDVATEAEYDALQQ
- the recR gene encoding recombination mediator RecR, whose amino-acid sequence is MYEGAVQDLIDELGRLPGVGPKSAQRIAFHVLAADPADVRRLVDALTEVKARVRFCAVCGNVAQEEQCRICRDPRRQLSVICVVEEPKDVVAIERTREFRGRYHVLGGAINPIAGIGPDDLRIKDLMTRLADGTVTEVILATDPNVEGEATATYLARLLVPMGLTVSRLASGLPVGGDLEYADEVTLGRAFEGRRRINA